In Aedes albopictus strain Foshan chromosome 3, AalbF5, whole genome shotgun sequence, the following are encoded in one genomic region:
- the LOC109421806 gene encoding inactive hydroxysteroid dehydrogenase-like protein 1, translating to MFWEIGVFAALLWCYNSFLESLLLILWGTIRSVVFREKLSVRYGPWAVVTGATDGIGKCYAEQLASKGLKVMLISRTESKLIKVAKEISQKYGVETRWIAVDFSDGPRIYDDLREKLASIEIGVLVNNVGFLPELSSFVQNTESDLLTLINLNILATTMLTRLVLPAMKSRRRGIVVNIASSSGYTPIPYMTAYSASKSFVISFSLALNHELRGSGVECQVVSPSVVRTNLSQHYNDAVPWYVLVLAPEQVAKFGVFTIGKTTHTCGHWLHCLQIIWWSFVPMSVALRIGGRLFVKDTNKK from the exons ATGTTCTGGGAGATCGGAGTCTTCGCAGCTCTGCTGTGGTGCTACAACAGTTTTCTGGAATCACTTTTATTGATTCTATGGGGAACCATTCGAAGTGTTGTATTTCGGGAAAAGCTGTCCGTACGATATGGGCCTTGGGCTG TCGTTACCGGCGCAACGGACGGAATTGGCAAGTGCTATGCGGAGCAGTTAGCAAGCAAGGGGCTCAAAGTAATGCTTATCTCTCGCACCGAGTCCAAGCTGATAAAGGTAGCCAAAGAAATATCGCAAAAGTACGGCGTCGAAACTCGATGGATTGCGGTGGATTTCTCGGACGGCCCGCGCATCTACGATGACTTGCGCGAAAAACTGGCTTCGATCGAAATTGGAGTACTGG TCAATAATGTCGGCTTTCTGCCGGAGCTGAGCTCGTTCGTTCAGAACACCGAATCGGATCTGTTGACCTTGATCAATTTGAACATACTGGCAACGACGATGCTGACGCGGCTGGTGCTACCGGCAATGAAGAGTCGCCGCAGGGGCATCGTAGTCAATATCGCTTCCAGCTCGGGCTACACTCCCATTCCGTACATGACGGCCTACAGTGCGTCGAAGTCGTTCGTGATTAGCTTCAGTTTGGCACTGAATCATGAACTGCGGGGTAGCGGGGTCGAGTGCCAAGTGGTTTCCCCATCGGTAGTGCGGACAAACTTGTCTCAACATTACAATGATGCCGTTCCGTGGTACGTGCTCGTGTTGGCGCCGGAACAGGTGGCGAAATTTGGCGTATTTACCATTGGGAAAACGACGCACACCTGCGGTCATTGGCTGCACTGCTTACAG ATAATTTGGTGGTCATTCGTTCCGATGAGTGTGGCTTTGCGGATTGGTGGTCGTTTGTTTGTAAAAGATACAAATAAAAAGTAA